The Raphanus sativus cultivar WK10039 chromosome 6, ASM80110v3, whole genome shotgun sequence sequence GGGGAGTCACATGGGCATAATCCCTTTCATTTCCTCACCACAAGACAGACGAAGGGGGGATGTCCTCTTGCTTAATCAATCTGTTAAAATTCTTTAATTATTAGAATCATTTGGTTATATACTTTTACAACGAAGGTCCATACCTTTACTCGTTATTGCCACACTTTACTGTCAAGTCATTGAACAGTTActactatattattaaaaaatccaGTTAGTTAATTAGTTCATGTTTTATAGTCTCGAAGATGATCTTAACACATTTTCATACTCTTCAAAATACTCTTATTCTAGTTCCTCTAACAATTTTGTTAGGACATTGTCTTACATAAattacgaaaatattgagtatgataaaatctattaaatttaataataccacttaataaattagatttaaattttacaaaggaGTGCATTAGCTAGGCATTTTACTCTattaattcttttctttttcttttaccaaaCGATCTATATTTTGTAACAAACCTAAacctttttaacaaaaatcatatttgtTCTATAATGACAATGGTGATGAAACATAAGGAATACTATCCTGAAAATGATGGTGATTTATGTACAAATGCATTTGGTCTCGTGATCGATCAGGACTTCATACCATGAAGTTTGAGATAAATCTAGCATATTTGTTATGtctgttaaaaatattctttatatattagtatctcttaaatttatttattatcatCTTTACAAATACGAAAACTGATAAATGACAATTTGATTGACTACAGTTTGCAACTTACAGAATTATAAACACTGTTTTTCTAAAGCTAAAGAACACAACAAACTTTGATATCCAGTAGTAATGAAGAAACTTATGCTAGTAGACAGTAGTTAATATATATCTTCGACtacaaaaataagtaaataataaCTCGACAGACTTTTTAATGAATAGCAAAAGTAAACTCTGTAAGAACTTTCCTATATTGTTTACTAATGCCAGAATAGTCTCACACTCGTGTTAAAAAAACCAACGTCACCATCACAATTATAACAGTACTTTTTTTGGGTAAGATACAATCATACAACagtacttttatttatttattagcaTATTCTAGAAATTAACTCGTTGATTTATAGCACTAAACTTTTATTTCACCAAAAGTGGTTTCCGACCAGAaaatttttctctctttctctttataATCATCACATTGTTCCTCCACTACCCCAGGGCTCGAAAAGAACCTCTCAAACCctctgaaataaataaatttcattttgcgcaattttttcttttcgatCCCCTTGATCCAAAGAGAAGAATACACATACAAATCTAAAACAAGTTAAAGAGTGTTctatcaaaaaaacaaaaaatgccCCTGTCGGCGTCGTCGGCGGACACAAGTAAGACGGTGAAGCTGGAGAGGTACAACAGCTACCTCCGCAAGATTCACAGCACCAAAGTTCTCAAAGCTTCTTCCAAAGTTCTTTTCCGAGCAACACTCCTCGTCGCTctcgtcctcctcctcctcttcgcTATCAACTACCATCCACTCTCCGACAGCCACTCCGCCTCATCACACCATCTCCACCGTCGCAGTTTCTTATCAACCGGCATCTTCTCCTCATCCTCCTCCCTAGGCGAAGGAGCCGCTTGGGAGAAGCGCGTGAGACAATCCTCAACACCGAAACGACCACACGGCCTCTCCGTCCTCGTCACCGGAGCAGCCGGGTTCGTCGGATCCCACTCCTCCCTCGGGCTTAGAAAGCGCGGGGACGGAGTGTTGGGATTCGACAACTTCAACGACTACTACGACCCATCGCTCAAAAGAGCGAGACAACAACTCCTAGAAAAGAACCAAGTGTTCATCGTCGAAGGAGATCTCAACGACGGTCCTCTCTTGCGTAAGCTCTTCGACGTCGTCCCTTTCACTCACGTCCTCCACTTAGCAGCTCAAGCCGGAGTTCGTTACGCCATGAAGAACCCTCAGTCTTACATCAGCTCGAACATCGCTGGACTCGTCAACCTCCTCGAAGTAGCCAAAGCGGCTAACCCTCAGCCCGCGATCGTATGGGCTTCGTCCAGCTCCGTTTACGGACTCAACACCGAGAACCCGTTCTCCGAAGAGCACAGAACGGATCAGCCGGCTAGTCTTTACGCGGCGACGAAGAAAGCGGGAGAGGAGATAGCCCACACTTACAA is a genomic window containing:
- the LOC108812794 gene encoding UDP-glucuronate 4-epimerase 6, translating into MPLSASSADTSKTVKLERYNSYLRKIHSTKVLKASSKVLFRATLLVALVLLLLFAINYHPLSDSHSASSHHLHRRSFLSTGIFSSSSSLGEGAAWEKRVRQSSTPKRPHGLSVLVTGAAGFVGSHSSLGLRKRGDGVLGFDNFNDYYDPSLKRARQQLLEKNQVFIVEGDLNDGPLLRKLFDVVPFTHVLHLAAQAGVRYAMKNPQSYISSNIAGLVNLLEVAKAANPQPAIVWASSSSVYGLNTENPFSEEHRTDQPASLYAATKKAGEEIAHTYNHIYGLSLTGLRFFTVYGPWGRPDMAYFFFTKAILHGKSIDIYRTQDNQEVARDFTYIDDIVKGCVGALDTAEKSTGSGGKKRGPAQLRVYNLGNTSPVPVGRLVSILEGLLGSKAKKHLIKMPRNGDVPYTHANVSLAYKDFGYKPTTDLAAGLRKFVKWYVSYYGIQPRVKRENSHADDSA